A genome region from Penaeus monodon isolate SGIC_2016 chromosome 14, NSTDA_Pmon_1, whole genome shotgun sequence includes the following:
- the LOC119581175 gene encoding alpha-L-fucosidase-like gives MSTWLHLLLALVGAAGANYAPTWDSLDTRPLPPWYDGAKVGIFLHWGVFSVPSFGSEWFWEYWQGGHDTSYVDFMNKNFRPNFTYADFAPAFTAEFFEPEEWASVFNASGARYIVLTSKHHEGFTLWPSRYSWNWNSLDIGPKRDLLGDLAKAVRSKTPHIHFGLYHSLFEWFNPLYLQDKASKFASNDFVTRKTMPELYELVNTYQPEVIWSDGDWEAHDTYWNSTGFLAWLFNDSPVKDTVVVNDRWGIGISCHHGSFYTCSDRYNPGVLQPHKWENAMTLDKKSWGYRRNAPVGDYLSIHDLITTLAQTISCGGNLLVNVGPTHEGRLPVIMEERLRQLGSWLDVNGQAVYDSVPWKYQNDTLTPGVWYTSKDDLVYGIVLTWPKQNKLTLGAVTSAKDVKLLGYNDPQLPVLQVKSVGAGIQVTFPPMSEVSSQWAWVLVMSAVTPA, from the exons ATGTCGACCTGGCTTCACCTCCTCCTCGCTCTTGTGG GTGCGGCGGGAGCGAATTACGCGCCCACGTGGGACTCCTTGGATACACGCCCGCTGCCTCCTTGGTATGACGGCGCCAAGGTGGGCATCTTCCTGCACTGGGGTGTCTTCTCCGTGCCATCCTTCGGCTCGGAGTGGTTCTGGGAGTATTGGCAGG GTGGACACGACACTTCCTATGTGGATTTCATGAACAAGAATTTCCGTCCAAACTTCACGTACGCTGACTTCGCGCCGGCGTTCACGGCCGAGTTCTTCGAGCCCGAGGAGTGGGCGAGTGTGTTCAACGCCTCGGGCGCTCGCTACATCGTCCTCACCAGCAAGCACCATGAGGGCTTCACCCTGTGGCCCTCGCGTTACTCCTGGAACTGGAACAGCCTCGACATCGGACCCAAGAGGGACTTACTAG GAGACCTGGCAAAGGCCGTCCGCTCGAAGACCCCGCACATCCACTTCGGCCTGTACCACTCCCTCTTCGAGTGGTTCAACCCCTTGTACCTCCAGGATAAAGCCAGCAAATTCGCCTCCAACGATTTTGTGACGCGGAAGACCATGCCGGAACTGTATGAGCTG GTGAACACCTACCAGCCCGAAGTGATTTGGTCGGACGGCGACTGGGAGGCGCACGACACGTACTGGAACTCGACCGGGTTCCTGGCCTGGCTCTTCAATGACTCCCCCGTCAAGGACACGGTGGTCGTCAACGACCGCTGGGGAATTGGGATCTCCTGCCACCACGGATCCTTCTACACGTGCAGTGACCGGTATAATCCGG GTGTGCTTCAGCCCCATAAGTGGGAGAACGCCATGACTCTGGACAAGAAGTCGTGGGGCTACCGCCGTAATGCTCCAGTGGGCGACTACCTCTCCATTCACGACCTCATCACGACTCTCGCTCAGACCATCAGCTGTGGTG GCAACTTGCTGGTCAACGTGGGTCCCACGCACGAGGGGCGTCTCCCTGTCATCATGGAGGAGCGCCTTCGGCAACTCGGCTCGTGGCTCGATGTCAACGGCCAGGCTGTGTACGACTCCGTGCCATGGAAGTACCAGAACGACACACTCACGCCCGGAGTTTG GTACACAAGCAAAGATGACCTGGTTTATGGGATAGTGCTGACCTggcccaaacaaaacaaactgaCCCTCGGTGCCGTGACCTCGGCCAAGGACGTGAAGTTACTGGGCTACAACGATCCCCAACTTCCTGTTCTTCAG GTAAAGTCTGTAGGGGCAGGAATTCAGGTGACTTTCCCGCCCATGTCGGAAGTATCGAGCCAGTGGGCGTGGGTGCTGGTCATGTCGGCCGTGACGCCGGCCTAG